The Streptomyces sp. NBC_01268 genome window below encodes:
- the glmU gene encoding bifunctional UDP-N-acetylglucosamine diphosphorylase/glucosamine-1-phosphate N-acetyltransferase GlmU, with the protein MAAVVVVLAAGEGTRMKSKTPKVLHEIAGRSLVGHVVSAARELEPEDLVVVVGHAREQVKGHLDERYAGTRTAVQEEQNGTGHAVRMALGELGQTPEGTVVVVCGDTPLLSGETLRALAATHAADGNAVTVLTAEVPDATGYGRIVRDGATGAVTAIVEHKDASDAQRAIREINSGVFAFDGALLADALGKVRTDNSQGEEYLTDVLSILREAGHRVGASVAVDHREILGINNRVQLAEARTLLNQRLLERAMLAGVTVVDPGSTFVDVTVTFEPDAVVLPNTLLLGATHVGEDAVVGPNTRLTDTTVARGARVDNTVADSAVVGEGASVGPFAYLRPGTKLGAKAKAGTYVEMKNAVVGEGTKVPHLSYVGDATIGEYTNIGAASVFVNYDGEAKHHTTIGSHCRTGSDNMFVAPITIGDGAYTAAGSVITKDVPPGSLAVARGQQRNIEGWVARKRPGSAAAQAAHAASENSVGES; encoded by the coding sequence ATGGCCGCCGTGGTCGTCGTCCTCGCAGCGGGTGAGGGCACCCGCATGAAGTCGAAGACTCCCAAGGTCCTGCACGAGATCGCCGGGCGTTCGCTCGTCGGGCACGTCGTCTCCGCCGCTCGTGAGCTGGAGCCCGAGGACCTGGTCGTGGTCGTCGGGCACGCGCGGGAGCAGGTCAAGGGGCACCTGGACGAGCGGTACGCGGGGACGCGGACCGCGGTGCAGGAGGAGCAGAACGGGACCGGGCACGCGGTGCGGATGGCGCTCGGAGAGCTGGGGCAGACGCCCGAGGGGACCGTGGTCGTGGTCTGCGGCGACACCCCGCTGCTGTCCGGCGAGACGCTGCGGGCGCTCGCCGCGACCCACGCGGCCGACGGGAACGCCGTGACGGTGCTGACCGCCGAGGTCCCGGACGCGACCGGCTACGGGCGGATCGTGCGCGACGGGGCCACCGGTGCGGTGACCGCGATCGTCGAGCACAAGGACGCCTCCGACGCGCAGCGGGCGATCCGGGAGATCAACTCCGGGGTGTTCGCGTTCGACGGGGCGCTGCTCGCGGACGCGCTGGGCAAGGTGCGGACGGACAACAGTCAGGGCGAGGAGTACCTGACCGACGTGCTGTCCATCCTGCGCGAGGCCGGGCACCGGGTGGGTGCTTCGGTCGCCGTCGACCACCGGGAGATCCTGGGCATCAACAACCGGGTGCAGCTGGCGGAGGCCCGTACGCTGCTCAACCAGCGGCTGCTGGAGCGGGCGATGCTCGCCGGCGTGACCGTGGTGGACCCGGGTTCGACGTTCGTGGACGTCACGGTGACGTTCGAGCCGGACGCGGTGGTGCTGCCGAACACGCTGCTGCTGGGTGCGACGCACGTCGGCGAGGACGCGGTGGTGGGCCCGAACACGCGGCTCACGGACACGACGGTGGCGCGCGGGGCGCGGGTGGACAACACCGTCGCCGACTCCGCCGTGGTGGGCGAGGGTGCCTCCGTGGGGCCGTTCGCGTATCTGCGTCCGGGCACCAAGCTGGGTGCGAAGGCGAAGGCCGGCACGTATGTGGAGATGAAGAACGCCGTGGTGGGCGAGGGGACGAAGGTCCCCCATCTGTCGTACGTGGGTGACGCGACGATCGGCGAGTACACGAACATCGGCGCGGCGAGCGTCTTCGTGAACTACGACGGCGAGGCGAAGCACCACACGACGATCGGCTCCCACTGCCGTACGGGTTCGGACAACATGTTTGTGGCGCCCATCACGATCGGGGACGGGGCGTACACCGCTGCCGGGTCCGTGATCACGAAGGACGTGCCGCCGGGTTCGCTGGCCGTCGCCCGTGGCCAGCAGCGGAATATCGAGGGCTGGGTGGCCCGTAAGCGTCCGGGCAGCGCGGCCGCGCAGGCGGCCCATGCCGCCTCGGAGAACTCCGTCGGCGAAAGCTGA
- a CDS encoding ribose-phosphate diphosphokinase produces the protein MTGIKTTGEKKLMLFSGRAHPELAEEVAHQLGVGIVPTKAFDFANGEIYVRFQESARGADCFLIQSHTAPINKWIMEQLIMIDALKRASARSITVIVPSYGYARQDKKHRGREPISARLVADLLKTAGADRILTVDLHTDQIQGFFDGPVDHLSALPVLADYVGAKVDRSKLTIVSPDAGRVRVADRWCDRLDAPLAIVHKRRDKDVANQVTVHEVVGDVKGRVCVLVDDMVDTAGTICAAADALFAHGAEDVIVTATHGILSGPAADRLKNSKVSEFVFTDTLPDPSSLELDKITVLSIAPTIARAVREVFEDGSVTSLFEEH, from the coding sequence GTGACCGGGATCAAGACGACCGGCGAGAAGAAGCTCATGCTCTTCTCCGGCCGCGCCCACCCCGAGCTGGCCGAGGAGGTCGCACACCAGCTGGGTGTCGGCATCGTGCCGACCAAGGCTTTCGACTTCGCCAACGGTGAGATCTACGTCCGCTTCCAGGAGTCGGCCCGTGGCGCGGACTGCTTCCTGATCCAGAGCCACACGGCTCCGATCAACAAGTGGATCATGGAGCAGCTGATCATGATCGATGCTCTGAAGCGGGCTTCGGCCCGGAGCATCACCGTGATCGTCCCGTCGTACGGCTACGCCCGTCAGGACAAGAAGCACCGCGGCCGTGAGCCGATCTCGGCCCGTCTGGTCGCCGATCTGCTGAAGACCGCGGGTGCGGACCGCATCCTCACGGTCGACCTGCACACGGACCAGATCCAGGGCTTCTTCGACGGTCCGGTGGACCACCTGTCGGCGCTGCCGGTCCTGGCGGACTACGTGGGCGCGAAGGTGGACCGTTCGAAGCTGACGATCGTGTCTCCGGACGCCGGTCGTGTGCGGGTGGCGGACCGCTGGTGCGACCGTCTGGACGCGCCGCTGGCGATCGTCCACAAGCGGCGTGACAAGGACGTCGCCAACCAGGTGACGGTCCACGAGGTCGTCGGTGACGTGAAGGGCCGCGTGTGCGTCCTGGTGGACGACATGGTCGACACCGCGGGCACGATCTGCGCGGCGGCGGACGCCCTGTTCGCGCACGGCGCGGAGGACGTCATCGTGACGGCGACGCACGGCATCCTGTCGGGCCCGGCCGCGGATCGTCTGAAGAACTCGAAGGTCAGCGAGTTCGTGTTCACGGACACGCTGCCCGACCCGAGCTCCCTGGAGCTCGACAAGATCACGGTGCTGTCGATCGCGCCGACGATCGCGCGCGCGGTGCGCGAGGTGTTCGAGGACGGTTCGGTGACGAGCCTCTTCGAGGAGCACTGA
- a CDS encoding SMI1/KNR4 family protein — protein MTTGRLGQDTAPPNSAYAGQVVHFPDPVRASRHPRGVRVDERGYPDFSAYARAAAEIADPPEGFGVDELRLTDYVSANAALAATGHELWDAIPAVATPHGWTWHHVAHTRRLELVPVEVKALLRHHGGVTTAAVDHAKRGTRPLQETRPAHFRLPKRAMPVSEQQLQGVEEDLGYRLPGAYRSFLKAAGGCAPVGAALDAELGLLVDQPFFTVREEAGVNDLVYVNKCLRDHLTKDYLGVAFVQGGLLAVKVKGEAVGSVWFCAYDDARDRDGWSVNERVERLLLPCGADFDVFLQRLAGNPPELETVANLMVDGGFARAVPVVPVGE, from the coding sequence ATGACGACAGGTCGGCTCGGCCAGGACACCGCGCCGCCGAACTCGGCGTACGCCGGGCAGGTCGTGCACTTCCCGGATCCGGTCCGGGCCTCCCGGCATCCCCGTGGGGTGCGGGTGGACGAGCGCGGCTACCCGGACTTCTCGGCGTACGCGCGGGCGGCGGCGGAGATCGCCGATCCGCCGGAGGGTTTCGGTGTCGACGAACTGCGCCTGACGGACTACGTGTCGGCGAACGCGGCGCTGGCCGCGACGGGGCACGAGCTGTGGGACGCGATCCCGGCGGTGGCGACCCCGCACGGCTGGACCTGGCACCACGTGGCGCACACGCGTCGGCTGGAGCTGGTTCCCGTGGAGGTGAAGGCGCTGCTGCGGCACCACGGTGGGGTGACGACGGCCGCCGTGGATCACGCGAAGCGTGGGACGCGGCCGCTGCAGGAGACCCGTCCGGCGCACTTCCGGTTGCCGAAGCGTGCGATGCCGGTGTCGGAGCAGCAGCTCCAGGGGGTCGAGGAGGATCTCGGCTACCGGCTTCCGGGTGCGTACCGGTCGTTCCTGAAGGCGGCGGGTGGCTGCGCGCCGGTCGGTGCCGCGCTCGACGCGGAGCTGGGTCTGCTCGTGGACCAGCCGTTCTTCACGGTGCGTGAGGAGGCGGGGGTGAACGACCTCGTGTACGTGAACAAGTGCCTCCGCGACCATCTGACGAAGGACTACCTGGGCGTGGCCTTCGTCCAGGGCGGTCTGCTCGCGGTGAAGGTGAAGGGCGAGGCGGTCGGCTCGGTGTGGTTCTGCGCCTATGACGACGCGCGCGACCGTGACGGCTGGTCGGTGAACGAGCGGGTGGAGAGGTTGTTGCTGCCCTGTGGTGCCGACTTCGACGTGTTCCTCCAGCGTCTCGCGGGTAATCCGCCGGAGCTGGAGACGGTGGCGAACCTGATGGTGGACGGCGGCTTCGCGCGCGCCGTTCCCGTGGTCCCGGTGGGGGAGTGA
- a CDS encoding LPXTG cell wall anchor domain-containing protein, with translation MRRSLISAGALVVAAAGSLVLAPAATASGGDTTHPTLRQELPLTADQFGNQEKDCKGIPSTQDGWHFVLPGNKGDFVKLTVTFEPGGTQTITDFSAFGNPEGKHAYVASAIDAKLVSAEATISGSVPQNKFNLSHTCPGTPATTPTPTGTPSGTPSGTPSETPSGTPSGTPSETPSGTPSGTPSETPSGTTSGTPSESVSPTASSSESSTAGQPTPGASESAGGGLAQTGSSAPIGVLAAVAAVLAGAGAFLVSRRRKAQQH, from the coding sequence ATGCGACGATCCCTGATATCCGCCGGCGCGCTTGTCGTGGCCGCCGCCGGCTCTCTCGTACTGGCTCCGGCCGCCACCGCCTCGGGCGGTGACACCACTCACCCGACCCTCCGCCAGGAGCTCCCCCTCACGGCGGACCAGTTCGGCAACCAGGAGAAGGACTGCAAGGGCATTCCTTCCACCCAGGACGGCTGGCACTTCGTCCTCCCCGGCAACAAGGGCGACTTCGTCAAGCTGACGGTCACCTTCGAGCCCGGCGGCACGCAGACGATCACCGACTTCAGCGCCTTCGGCAACCCCGAGGGCAAGCACGCGTACGTCGCCTCGGCGATCGACGCCAAGCTGGTCTCGGCCGAGGCCACCATCTCGGGCAGCGTCCCGCAGAACAAGTTCAACCTGTCGCACACGTGCCCGGGCACCCCGGCCACCACCCCCACGCCGACCGGCACGCCTTCGGGCACCCCGTCCGGCACCCCCTCCGAGACCCCGAGCGGCACGCCGTCCGGCACCCCCTCGGAGACCCCGTCCGGCACCCCGTCCGGCACGCCGTCCGAGACCCCGAGCGGCACGACCTCCGGCACCCCGAGCGAGTCGGTCTCCCCGACCGCCTCCTCCTCGGAGAGCTCCACCGCCGGCCAGCCCACCCCGGGCGCGTCCGAGTCGGCGGGTGGCGGTCTCGCCCAGACCGGCTCCAGCGCCCCGATCGGCGTCCTCGCCGCCGTGGCCGCCGTCCTCGCGGGCGCCGGTGCCTTCCTGGTGAGCCGTCGCCGCAAGGCCCAGCAGCACTAA
- a CDS encoding sensor histidine kinase, whose protein sequence is MTTTGADQDAVGARAPRTWWWWGRRRSVVLDVALAVVSALECGLEGIGFAEKASLPVPVGVLFGLVIGSVLLVRRRWPITVVLVSIAVTPAEMGYLMGIVGLYSLAASEVPRRFTAALAGMSTVAVYVVTMVRLRQDVAHADVDQQDFDPSGWYVPVVSLFMTLGLNAPPLLFGLYIGARRRLMESLRERADSLEQELSLLADRAEQRAQWARQEERTRIAREMHDVVAHRVSLMVVHAAALQAVALKDPQKAVRNAALVGDMGRQALTELRQMLGVLREEVPKASPALPLAAVGRAAAAAAEAAAEDGGPCLDALEALVEQSRQAGAVVELVVLGEPRAYGAEVEQTAYRVVQEALTNVHKHAAGAEVVVRLAHREAEVAMQVENGPSDAAAADAHLPSGGNGLVGMRERVSGLGGVFVSGPTDAGGFRVSAVLPVV, encoded by the coding sequence ATGACCACAACGGGGGCAGATCAGGACGCTGTGGGCGCGCGCGCCCCGCGTACCTGGTGGTGGTGGGGTAGACGGCGGAGCGTCGTGCTGGACGTGGCGCTGGCCGTCGTGTCCGCGCTGGAGTGCGGGCTGGAAGGGATCGGCTTCGCGGAGAAGGCCTCGTTGCCGGTGCCCGTCGGGGTGCTGTTCGGACTGGTGATCGGGTCGGTGCTGCTGGTGCGGCGCCGGTGGCCGATCACCGTCGTGCTCGTGTCGATCGCCGTCACGCCCGCCGAGATGGGCTACCTGATGGGCATCGTCGGCCTCTACTCGCTGGCCGCCTCCGAGGTGCCCCGGCGGTTCACCGCCGCGCTCGCCGGCATGTCCACGGTCGCCGTGTACGTCGTGACGATGGTCCGGCTCCGCCAGGACGTCGCCCACGCCGACGTCGACCAGCAGGACTTCGACCCCAGCGGCTGGTACGTCCCCGTCGTCTCCCTCTTCATGACCCTGGGCCTCAACGCCCCGCCGTTGCTGTTCGGCCTCTACATAGGCGCCCGGCGCCGGCTCATGGAGTCCCTCCGCGAGCGCGCCGACAGTCTGGAGCAGGAGCTGTCGCTGCTCGCCGACCGGGCCGAGCAGCGTGCCCAGTGGGCGCGGCAGGAGGAGCGGACGCGGATCGCGCGCGAGATGCACGACGTGGTGGCCCACCGGGTGTCGCTGATGGTGGTGCACGCGGCGGCGTTGCAGGCGGTGGCGTTGAAGGATCCGCAGAAGGCGGTGCGGAACGCGGCGCTGGTGGGCGACATGGGCCGGCAGGCGCTGACGGAGCTGCGGCAGATGCTGGGGGTGCTCCGGGAGGAGGTCCCGAAGGCGTCCCCGGCCCTGCCGCTGGCGGCGGTCGGCCGTGCGGCCGCCGCTGCCGCCGAGGCGGCGGCGGAGGACGGCGGTCCGTGTCTGGACGCCTTGGAGGCGCTGGTCGAGCAGTCGCGGCAGGCCGGTGCGGTGGTGGAACTGGTCGTGCTGGGCGAGCCCCGTGCGTACGGCGCGGAGGTGGAGCAGACCGCGTACCGGGTGGTGCAGGAGGCGTTGACCAACGTGCACAAGCACGCGGCGGGCGCCGAGGTGGTGGTGCGTCTCGCGCACCGTGAGGCCGAGGTCGCGATGCAGGTGGAGAACGGTCCGTCGGACGCGGCGGCCGCCGACGCGCATCTGCCGAGCGGCGGGAACGGTCTGGTGGGCATGCGGGAGCGCGTGTCGGGTCTCGGTGGGGTGTTCGTGTCGGGGCCGACGGACGCGGGTGGCTTCCGGGTGAGTGCGGTGCTTCCGGTGGTCTAG
- the pth gene encoding aminoacyl-tRNA hydrolase, whose translation MTDDANAPWLIVGLGNPGPEYAGNRHNVGFMVADLLAERIGGKFKRAQKAQAQVVEGRMGPPGPANRRVVLAKPMSYMNLSGGPVTALRDFYKVPTAHVVAVHDELDIDYGVLRLKIGGGDNGHNGLKSMTKSMGAEYHRLRFGIGRPPGRMQVADFVLKDFSSTERKELDYFVDRAADAVECLVAEGLERAQSAYNT comes from the coding sequence ATGACGGACGACGCGAACGCCCCCTGGCTGATCGTCGGCCTCGGCAATCCGGGCCCGGAGTACGCGGGCAACCGGCACAACGTGGGCTTCATGGTGGCGGACCTGCTGGCCGAGCGCATCGGCGGCAAGTTCAAGCGGGCGCAGAAGGCGCAGGCGCAGGTGGTGGAGGGCCGGATGGGTCCGCCCGGGCCGGCCAACCGTCGGGTGGTGCTGGCGAAGCCGATGTCGTACATGAACCTGTCGGGCGGTCCGGTGACGGCGCTGCGTGACTTCTACAAGGTGCCGACGGCGCACGTCGTGGCGGTCCACGACGAGTTGGACATCGACTACGGGGTGCTGCGGCTGAAGATCGGCGGCGGCGACAACGGGCACAACGGTCTGAAGTCGATGACGAAGTCGATGGGGGCGGAGTACCACCGGCTGCGTTTCGGCATCGGCCGGCCGCCGGGGCGGATGCAGGTCGCGGACTTCGTCCTGAAGGACTTCTCGTCGACGGAGCGCAAGGAGCTGGACTACTTCGTGGACCGGGCGGCGGACGCGGTGGAGTGTCTGGTGGCGGAGGGTCTGGAGCGGGCGCAGTCGGCGTACAACACGTAG
- a CDS encoding 50S ribosomal protein L25/general stress protein Ctc — translation MSEVKLAASVRTEFGKGAARAIRRANEVPAVVYGHGSEPAHITLPSHELALALRTPNVLLSLDIDGKNELALPKAVQRDAIKGFLIHVDLLLVKRGEKVTVEIPVQAEGELAAGGNLLEHVLGTLSVEAEATHLPEAVTVSVEGLEAGASVLAKDIALPKGATLVTDADAVVLQVLAAQAEEPAAEGETEAAEGAEA, via the coding sequence ATGTCCGAGGTCAAGCTCGCCGCTTCCGTCCGTACCGAGTTCGGCAAGGGCGCCGCCCGCGCGATCCGCCGTGCCAACGAGGTTCCCGCGGTCGTCTACGGCCACGGCTCGGAGCCGGCCCACATCACCCTTCCGTCCCACGAGCTGGCCCTGGCGCTGCGTACGCCGAACGTCCTGCTCTCCCTGGACATCGACGGCAAGAACGAGCTGGCGCTCCCGAAGGCCGTCCAGCGTGACGCCATCAAGGGCTTCCTCATCCACGTCGACCTGCTCCTCGTGAAGCGCGGCGAGAAGGTCACCGTCGAGATCCCGGTCCAGGCCGAGGGTGAGCTCGCCGCCGGTGGCAACCTGCTGGAGCACGTGCTCGGCACCCTCTCCGTCGAGGCCGAGGCCACCCACCTCCCCGAGGCCGTCACGGTCTCCGTGGAGGGCCTGGAGGCCGGTGCCTCCGTCCTCGCGAAGGACATCGCTCTCCCGAAGGGCGCCACCCTGGTGACCGACGCCGACGCCGTCGTCCTGCAGGTCCTGGCCGCGCAGGCCGAGGAGCCGGCCGCCGAGGGCGAGACCGAGGCCGCCGAGGGCGCCGAGGCCTGA
- a CDS encoding YwqJ-related putative deaminase: MHASTTPAPSPTQGDPRLSWGSDADSQRAPLLRHRRDGILPAVGAALSVRGETLTCTAARGDQAPALHPLVQDFLDTLTSGQRERFTGRCPEAILLSRALTATEGTRSKRAQRKPLTQSEARRSLKHAKLTARRIREDGDPLHGSYATPCRSCTAMLAHFGVRAVDPTDG, encoded by the coding sequence ATGCACGCAAGCACCACACCGGCACCATCGCCCACACAGGGTGACCCACGCCTCAGTTGGGGCAGCGACGCCGACAGCCAGCGCGCCCCTTTACTGCGTCACCGCCGCGACGGAATCCTGCCCGCCGTCGGCGCGGCCCTGTCCGTCCGCGGCGAGACCCTCACCTGCACCGCCGCCCGAGGCGACCAGGCACCCGCACTCCACCCGCTCGTCCAGGACTTCCTCGACACCCTCACGAGCGGCCAGCGCGAACGCTTCACCGGACGCTGCCCGGAAGCGATCCTGCTCTCCCGCGCCCTCACCGCCACCGAAGGCACCCGCTCCAAACGGGCCCAGCGCAAACCGCTCACCCAGAGCGAGGCACGCCGCTCCCTCAAGCACGCCAAACTCACCGCACGACGCATCCGCGAGGACGGCGACCCGCTGCACGGCAGCTACGCCACCCCCTGCCGCTCCTGTACGGCCATGCTCGCGCACTTCGGCGTCCGCGCCGTCGACCCGACCGACGGCTGA
- a CDS encoding SUKH-3 domain-containing protein, which yields MPDLNSTRFPVNVDAALREAGWQPGRWDIKLAEEWADTLRAHITPAGHRHSVFPSAVEAWAEFGGLHVTAPGNGRQIAPAAIRFDPLAGIHLARTLGDLGRALDTELAPLGEEGDQRAVLAMDVEGRVYSIDHTGDWYLGRDIDAALSTLITGTQPTRLVAEG from the coding sequence ATGCCCGACCTGAACAGCACCCGATTCCCGGTCAACGTCGACGCCGCCCTGCGCGAGGCCGGCTGGCAGCCCGGCCGCTGGGACATCAAGCTGGCCGAAGAATGGGCCGACACCCTGCGCGCCCACATCACCCCCGCCGGACACCGGCACAGCGTCTTCCCCTCCGCGGTCGAAGCCTGGGCCGAGTTCGGCGGCCTGCACGTCACCGCCCCCGGGAACGGACGCCAGATAGCCCCCGCCGCCATCCGCTTCGACCCCCTCGCCGGCATCCACCTCGCCCGCACCCTCGGCGACCTGGGCCGCGCCCTCGACACCGAGCTGGCCCCGCTCGGCGAGGAGGGCGACCAGCGGGCGGTCCTCGCGATGGACGTCGAAGGACGCGTCTACAGCATCGACCACACCGGCGACTGGTACCTGGGCCGCGACATCGACGCGGCCCTGTCGACCCTCATCACAGGCACCCAGCCGACGCGCCTGGTGGCAGAAGGCTGA